Below is a genomic region from Miscanthus floridulus cultivar M001 chromosome 1, ASM1932011v1, whole genome shotgun sequence.
ATTGCAACCAAATCAACCTATGTCCCTAAAACCTATGTAGTTTGCTCATATTAAGTGAAAAGTGGTGAAGAGAAGTCACTCATTATATTCTATCAGTTTAACTTCAAAAACAAGTGACTAAAATGGATGCACAGTATGGAGAAGATATGAACGTTAACATTTTTTCATGGAAAGCATAAGTGTAGCCGTAGACCAAAAAATGACAAATATAACTGAAAACCAGTTTACACAAATACGAAGATAGATTATACTGCATAAAGATTGTTTAGGTGCTATGCCTATGATCAAGTCACATGAATAAAATCAGTTTTTCTTTAGCTATATTCTGTAACACTATTGGGTCACATGGTAGTGAGCCACTACTACAACTTGGTAGCATTGCAGCTGCAGAGTCACTCAGAAGTTAGAACAAATCGCACTTGTAACTATTGATCTCAAGCTACCTCAATGTCGAATCAATCTATCAATATTTAGAGCCCAGTACATATGAACACATCTTGTCCACTTGCATTTTATAAAACATGAACAGAAGAAGAATAATGACCTGTTACCTCACGGGCATATATCATTGTATACATTGTGTGCGGAGTAGTAGTACAtatttggctcagatttgccccattgtaaTCACATAGCCTCTAAATTGGTTGCTTGTATATGGTAtgcaagccatcctagtttagcggctcACAAGTATGGGGACATTTCATCATCAttgccgctgcctcagcatacaaagtttcacatcattgcatatgccattgCCTCAGTACAATTGGTTTAGAAGTTTGAACAAATTCATCATTGCAAATGCCACAAATTCAGTTCGCAGATAGagaagcaagtagtagtagtaagcaaCTTAAAATTTGGCATTTGCTTAGAAAAAATTAGCATCATAGGCATTGGCATTTGCTCAGAACAAATTAGCATCATAGGCAATGGCATATGCTAAGCATTCCAAATATTGGCATCACAGGCAGCAATGGAAGCTAACTGAGCTTAGCAATGGAaatccaaaattccaaaaatTGCATAACATTAGCTAGGGTTCGTCATCTACATCACCAACCAACAGGAGTAGTAATAGTAAATATCAGTATGCAGTAGTAGTAGGAATTCAGTGAGTAGTAGATAGCAGTACAAATAGTAGGAAATAGCAGTAGGGTAGTAGAGAGCAACAGCCAGCCAACAccattagtagtagtagtagtagtagagactAGATAGAGTAGTAGAAATAGGAGCTAATAGCAGATATCAGTAGTTGTAGCAGTAGGCAGATTAAATGCATAAACATGTTTATTTGTAAATAATTGCTCTCAAAATAGCGGGTTGCTGCACCAAGCAGCCTTCCAACACTTGTTGGTGATCACTGATCCTTGACTAATGTGACAGCCCTTCTTACCAAAATAACAGGTTCTAGATCAAAAATTAAGTGCCTAGAAAAATAGCAATATAACCAGGAAAATAAGTTACTGAAGATTAGTACAAAACAGGTTATATGCTCATAGGATTAACCAACTGATCAACTAATAAGCAGTTCAAATTAATAGATAAATTGCTAGGCAAATAATTAAACAGTGCTGAAAATAATCAACACTCTAGAATCCGGCTGTCACGTTGTCTCACTACACCGCTTTGTATCATCGAGCAACAAATTAGTCCGCCCAATAGTGCAATCACACCCAAGTTATAGAAACTAGCAGATTGCACATTAAAAAAATAATAGAGGCATCATAGGCAGCTATAGAATTAATCATAGGCATCACATAGGCAACAAGAAAAGGGGATCCAAAACCTGCAGGGAGGAAGAAAAGGGGATCCAAAACCTGCTAGGGTTCGGGCTCCCTgcgcggaggaggaagaagatggatgGAGGGACGCCGAGCAGGAGGAAGACGGCgcggggaaggaagaagacggtGTGGACGGAGGTACgccggggaggaagaagatggcgcgggggaggaagacgacagcGCGGACAGAGGGACACGGCCGCCGCTGCCGGAAATGGCCGGCCGGCACCAGCCAGCCACCTCTGGGCGGCCGAGGCAAGGGGGGCCGGGCCGCGGGGAGCTGCTTTCTGGGTTTTGTCGCAGCTTTCTAGGTACCAGCACTGAAAATCCAAAGATTGATTTATCTAGTAGTTCACTAAACATTTAGCTCCCCATGCCCCCCTAGCTCCACCTCTGGGTTTCACCACGGTCTCATGATATAGGTCATACACCGCAGTTATGTGACCTACTGCTGGGTTAATACACTCCCCGTGCCTCCCATGCCCAAGTTTGTATCCTCTTATTCCTAGTTCACCTAGAGCACAAGCTTAGGTTTGGCCACTGGATGCTATTGGAATACTTATATAATAACCTCTCTTGTGCATTCCTGAACGTCAATAATGACATGTAGTGATCCATGAATGCAGACATGTAGATATCTATTGTTTAAATTATTGCTACTGTGAAATACAGGGCACCAAACTTAGTAAGAAGACACTAAAAATCAGACGACCAATTTTAAATCTAAAACCATATGCTAAGTTCAGTACAAAGAAATACTTCAAAACAGAGAATCGATCTAGAGAACTAGCAAGGTACAGAAGTATTTAATTCCAAGCATGTATGAACCGAGCACTAGAATAATTAATTAGAGCTGCATGCAAACATGTCACAATTACTGGATGATTGGTCGGTGAAGCACAAAAGTAACAATTGACAGTTTGAGAACTAAAACTTGTTGCTTACCTGCTCAAACTAATGAATTCACAGCAAGGTGCTTATACTGCACAAGCACTGAATCCATGTCCAGCTGCTGCTCTGAATCCAAAGCATTGCAAACCTGCACCCTGTGGCAAAAGAAAGAAGCCAGCCAAGTTGCCgatggaaaatagaattagcaaaaGCCTACTGCTGCTGAAAATCCAATTAATGTGAACTGCTGCTCCTGCTCTTGGTGCTGTGCGTGCACGGGTTCTGGATGAGCACCGATTGGTGCTTGGAAGCTGAGCACGGCCAACTAGAGGCGAGTGAGCTTCGGCGAGGACTGGACACTGCCGCGCCGAACTGCAAACAGAGGGAGGGAGCAGGCTCGGGTCTGCATGAGCACACACATGTTTTGACCGGTGAAGGCACCAGCGCCTGCGAGCTGCACCTGAGAATTACGAACTAGGACCGAGCGCAAGAAACAGACATGGGCGAGCGCCAAAAATTCGACGGGAACTCGACCAAAACAAAAGGATTCGTCCCCAAACTTTGCATAGGCAATCACCACAGAGTAGGTAAGCTATTCCCAAGAAATCATCGCTCAATTCGTGCTCAAACTCCAGAAAATCCAGATCACGTGCGAGAACTCAAAAAATCCCCAAAAACAAAATCGTGGTGCTCAAGTGAGGGATTTATTAGGGGGATCACCCTAGCCTTGATCACACATGTCCTAGCACCAAAATCCCTTAAGAAGTTTCACCCCAATCACAGCCAAATTCGACGAACCAAAAATCACTAAAAATGCCTCCGAAAATCACACAAAAATAAAAACTTCAGTTTTGGAGAGGGGAacaagtggtgcacgaatttgatCCTGGGATTAGCTCAAGATGTCGGATTACAAGCCACTTCAGTTTTGGCGGCCGGGGGCAGGGGGCGCCGACGGCGACCGGGGTCGGGTGTGCCTATGTGCGTGTGTGGCGCGGGTGGGAGTGCGCGTGTGTGGCTGTGTGCGGCCGGATGCGGGGTATATGagtgggggtttgccgagtgtgcgagatctggcactcggtaaaccccttctttgccgagggttagaATTGAGGGCACTCGGTAAattcagtttttttttcattttttttctttttctttttttcttctgtcctcatatattatactaaaccggaagtaaattgtttgtttgaggccctaaacgaattcaaatcaaaaagtggttaactacaaagttttataacttttcgagatctacaatttttatttaggaagttttttcatccgaggtcgtttgaaaaattcgaattttaaattttagagattcaaacgtagttttgcatgataagatgatttaagtcaaaaagttgtcaactacatagtttcataacttttcgagatctacaattttcatttaggaagtttttccattcgaggtcttttcaaaaattcaaattttaaaattttcaaattcaaacgtcgtttttgcatgacaagatgatttaaaatcaaaatgttgccaactataaaatttcataacttctcaagatctacaaagtttattttgatcatttgttcatccaatatagtggtagtaacattgttcacaaatcttatatctctctcttctactttcatgaaactaatatgagagatataagagagatgtagattttatgaacaacgttattgtcgctttatcaaatgaagaaatgaccaaaataaactttgtagatcttgagaagttataaaactttgtagctgaaaagtttttcatttgaattcatttagggcctcaaaaattgctttgaaaaaataatttgccgaggacaaaaaaaaaatgcacacggcaaaatgcctctttgccgagtgccaaaaaatggcactcggcaaaatacatctttgccgagtgccagaaaaaaggcactcggcaaagactcattttgccgtgtgccgaaaaatagcactcggcaaaatacatctttgccgagtgccagaaaaaaggcactcggcaaagacgcattttgccgagtgacgaaaaatggcactcggcaaaatacatctttgccgagttttttttttgccgagtgtattttatttggcactcggcaaagaccatctttgccgagtgcccgataaaatacactcggcgaagcctccggcactcgacaaagtgtcAGTTTCCGGTAGTGGCAATATATAACAGAAGGATATAAACGAGAGAACAATCATAGTACAATGCATGAGTCGTCTTTCACCCATTTATTTAGGAGTAATAATTTTCATAGTATAATAGTAGAGCAAAGCGTATATATTTATCAATTATGAAATGATTTCGTATGCAGATGGGAGCAGCCTGGGGACAGGACGAAGCATCAACGGCACGGCCCGCTGCAAGAGCAGAGTGAGTGCCTCCTCTATGACGAGGTCGCCCGGCGTCTGCCCCGCCGGCAGCTCCCAATCGAACGCGTGGACCAGAGTGGCGCAAGCGAGCGCGACCATGCGCGTGCCCCAGCTTCGGCCCGCGCACACCCTTCGCCCGGCCCCTAACGGTATGAAGCCATATCCATAGTGCTCAGTCTCACTGAACCCATATCCACCTGGGCCCGGGAGGAAGCGGGAAGGCCGGAACTGGAGCGGGTCGGGCCACAGGGCCAGGTCACGGGCGATGCCCCACACGTTGACCAGCAGCTCCAATCAGTACCGGTTCAAGGATTTTAAGGGACCTCTAGTGATCTCGTCGCAACGGCCCTCTTGActatgtataaaatcttataatatatagatgctaattttacttgcaaaacgaaatcaaattcaataacatatttttaatttagtatgtctgataattatcgatgaacaatgtagattaaaaaaacaaTATATTCGTTTTTCTTTTCTCAtccatgacaaatgtttcttaggtaatattctaaaattctaacacctaaattagaagaaaaatatgactatatagaTACAAAATACTAGAAGTCtgaaatactatacaaataattaattttgattaaaaataaaagaaaaaaaaccttagGCCTGAATAACTGAtcaatcaagatgtcgtcgtcgtggagccctggctggtcgtcgtcctcgtgcgccgtgtccgtgtctccaGTAGTCAACTCTTCGCGGCGGCAcggctcgccagctccgcgtGTGTAAGACGCATgtcgcgaactcacgatcagagtgtgctgtgtgcagcgtgactcctcgcctcctctctacccgagggccaTGGGGAAAGAAAACTAGAAAAGAAATGCTAGTGTTGTCTTTTTGGGCCGTCTGTgcagttctatgtctctcttctcattagtttgctaatgcctaatggaCTTAGGACCTGGGGGTTTATATACCTGGACTTGGACCCCTCCTCTGCTTGGGCCCTCGGCCATCGCACCTCGTCCCTACCCCTAGGGCCGGCACGGGCTCCAAGCCCTTGGGGACGTGGAACcctggattttttttttatttttaacacttttttaaaactaTTATTAACTCTAACACTGTTTGTTTTTTTTCATCAAaagtaacacttttggccgcgcttaTTTTCAGAGCGTGGCGAAACAAGTCTCCCGCGCCATGCATGGAGGCGCGGCAGGGGTGCGTACGTGGCAACGTCCCGCCCCGCTGGTCGTTGACATGGCAGGCCTTGCCGCGTTACCGATTAGGGCGCGACTGTGACGCTCTACCCGTCAGGGCACGACAGAGCCAAATAGAGGCCTGCGGCCTAGTCTCTTTCCTCCCTCTCTGTTTCACTCCGCGCCGCACAGCAGTCGCCTCCGCGCCGCCTAGCCCCCGCCGCCGCGCCTGCCAgcccgcaccgccgcgccattgCCCCCGGCTCCCCCACAGTCGGCCACGCCATTGTAGTAGAACTTTCTAGTGTTGTATTGTGTTTTatttgaactatttatgtattgtacccatgtaacaaacactgtttaatttttaTCATAGTATGAAAGGATCAGATTATAAAGGTAGTTTCATTTAGATAAACTGTGAGCTATATATCTGTTATATGAATGCTGCGTAAATGACTTAGAATAGTAAAGTAAAATAATGCGGTAGACAAGAGTCAATTTACATTATATGACAACTACAGGAAGCTTTTTCATGCAACATACTGGACGTTTTTAATTCTATGGGTACAAATTCTGGCATCAAACCTGGATTAAATTAGCTACGATACATACTTCCTACTGATTTCCACTGAAAGGCCTCACTGTACCTTGTTTAGTAATATCTTAATCTATTATAGGAAACACATTCAGGATGTTATTTCCACTGAAGACGAGGTACATCCAGGATCCGCACATGGTCAACTGCGAATTCTATTGTAATGCAGAGCCTCTGATTTCAACATGAACAATTTATCTTTTGAGTTGATACAGTCTGGCGAAGAAAGCTATGAGGTGAAAAATACTGTTATATGATATCTACTTAAGTCATATTTCATTTGGAAAATTTGTGTGCTCATTTAGATTCATGTTTTTAATTTTACATTAAACTTCGACTCTGCAGATACTAGTACCTGGTATGATGTTCAGAATCATAGATGTGAAACATTGACTAGCAGCATTCAGTATTTCATCTTAAAGCACCTCACCAAGTTTGGCGAATAGTCACAATTCACAAAACGACAGAGCAACGACTGCACATTATGCTTTTATGTGCAGGTTGTCACTGGTCAGATTAGACAATTACTTGTGGAGATCAAGTATGGaaattcacttacatttcttgtAACATAATTCTACCACCAGCAGGGACCAAGGTAAAGCAACTACCTTTTTTCTTTAAAATGTTACTGTGTTCATTTGTATATGTGGACATCAATTTTTTTTCTTAAACAtgcaggagagctgtgtatcattatattaataGAAGAAGAGAGAGTCATACATAGACCCAAACCCACACACACAAACACCCACTAATTATTCCTTGTATTGTATGTAAATATATAAAGTTTCCGACAAAAGAGTGTAATATTTGTTTTCAGGTGAAACTGGCTAGTTTGGCAAGGTCTTTGTTACAGAGTAATTTGCACCAGATTTTATTGTCAAAACTGAAGTAATGATGCTGATTCATGAACTGCAGGTACAAATTTGAAGAATGAGGCATAGCTTTGTAACATCTGCAACATATGTAGTCCTTGTTCATGAATCTAAAGGTACACCGATTAGATAACATAGTTGGAGTTATCACTATTACTATTGAAGATCGACTTGAAATGGAAAAAAAAATCCAACTGTTATTTAAAAGTTGACCTGAACTGAAGTAAATTTCAACTGTAACTATAACCAGCATAAGAATATTTGCTCTAGATTGATCATGAGTGTAAGATTAAAGTGCCATAGTTCCAAGGATGCCCAAGAATGAATGGAAGGAACTCTATACCTTATGCTTAGGGCTTGACCATAGCTCCACGAGTGCAATCCATTGACCATCACCTAGAACTGGGGGATTCACTTAAATCCCACAAAAAAtcagagaaaaaaaatgaaagggTACTACCACTACGGCACTACACAATTTCACGCAACAAGCAACTGAAAACCCTAACAGTAACTCAAAAATTTCAACAGATTTTCAGGAGTTTGTTTACCTCTTGGTTGCTGGCTGCTTGCTCCAACCTTCCGACCAGGAGCCATGGTGCTCCCACCTTTCGAAGTGGCGCGTGGAGTGGGGGGAGGGGGGTCACGGCTACTGGCGGGGGAGCAAGGGGGGTCGCACCTTCTGACGGACTATGCCTGCTACTTGAGTCGGCGTGAGGAGTGGGGGGCGGCGCCCGCTCGGGTCGGGCGAAGTGAGGGGGTAGCGCCCTGCTGCGTCGGGGTCAGGCGGGTGGGCGGANNNNNNNNNNNNNNNNNNNNNNNNNNNNNNNNNNNNNNNNNNNNNNNNNNNNNNNNNNNNNNNNNNNNNNNNNNNNNNNNNNNNNNNNNNNNNNNNNNNNCCGGTGTCAGGCGACCAGCACTGGCCAGTGTCCAATCCGTATTtgttgccggctcaacggtcgagaCGACTCACATCTGTCAGTTAGCATTTCGCTGATTTGACCCCAACGATGACTTTCtagtgggcttataaatacatcccccaaccggccatttgagcagAGTGAACTAAGGAACATACCAAGGTATTGAtaaaccattttagtgatctccacttgcatagtgcttagtgattcatcaggtgattagcgtaggtgctttgcgaagtgcttaggttgattagaccaccgcttatgcgcttgctctaggtttaggcctagtgtttagtgaggtttgcatacctcttaccactcatgcttgcgagcaccatcgttgtactcggaggggcttgaagtcttgcgagatcacaccaaccgtttttgtggtgtggccgccaccgtgtaccggagggaacaaggcctgcaagcgtttcggccggaagcttgatagtgaagacggcagggagcatccggagaggcttgccggaaggcacgtcggagacccacttgcacgtgggaaggctcgaggctatccatggagttacccaaccgggagcttggcccttgcgagggattcctagcgAGGGGTCCAAcgggactaggggaagcttgcgcgcttcttgatacctcggtaaaaataccagagtcatcgacgggagtttgcatatctctaccttgctctttagcttttgcatttacattgatactttactacgtttgcggtagagataacaacacactagcaaaaccatagtttgcacatctagatagtttatctattgcataggttttgctagggttagaaaaagaggccattgtttagagttagaatttttaagttgcctaattcaccccctcttaggcgtcacggtcccttcacacacaattggacaccgcaagaacctacccacaagtgaggtaactcaatgacacgagcaatccactagagttacctttggtgctccgccggggaggtacaaatcccctcacaatcaccggagatggccacgaacaatcaccgactcgtgccaatcctccactgctgcaagccatctaggtggtggcaaccaccaagagcaacaagtgaatcccgcagcgaaacatgaataccaagtgtctctagatgcaatccctcaagcaatgcacttagattctctcctaatctcacaatgatgatggatcaatgatggagatgagtgggagggctttggctaagctcacaaggttgctatgtcaatgcaaatggccaagagagtgagcttgagccggccatggggcttaaatagaagcccccacgaaatagagccgttgggctcctcactgcactgaacatgggccgaccggacgctctggtcatattgaccggacgctggaccttagcgtccggtcatgcgatgtgcgccatgtgtcatcggcttcaaacgccgatcgtccGGTCAtgtgaaatgcagttatcaaagtgccactagatgctctaactcattgcatttgcatttaggatctagtggagtgctaatcccttgaaaatgtttttgtgaaagtatgctaacgcacatgcacaaaggtgatacacttagtggttggcacatttgagcaagggtaagaaacttcaccggtggagtgtctgcccgtagagtgcagacggtacgacggtgccaccggtgccctgtacagaaaagataggacTTCATGAACGGACGCTAACGGtgcatccggtcctgctgacgtggtagcgcacagaggagatagtgagtgatcggacgctgggtgagtctagtGGGCTATGACAGGCATGTCCGGTCgtgagtggaggcttactagaagtgaccggacgctagggtcctacgtccggtcgtgcaCTATGCTgcattcggtcatcacttgaccattgagatcgagcgctcagtatttgaagagagggatgatgtggcaaccattcgttgaccggacgctgatagggtgcgtctggtcgatctgaccagagcgtccagtcacccgagcagtgcctagtgaaggggtacaatggctctattttgtgggggcttctatttaagccccatggctggctctagctcactctcttcttcgccatttgcattgacatagcaaccttgtgagcttagccaaagccctcccactcatctccatcatagattcatcatctttgtgagattgggagagaatccaagtgcattgcttgagtgtttgcatctagaggcacttggagcagcaaggatcatcgagcggaggttggtgattgtctttggctccgattgtggtggttgtgaggggttcttgacctttcctcggtagagagccaaaggtactctagtgaattgctcatggcttgtgtgatcctcatcttgtgttggttgtgcggcaccctattgagggtttggcgtgtgatgccaattagtgcgtgaacctctaagtgagtgcatcgccacaacgaggactagcttgccagcaagcaagtgaacctcaataaaaaatcattgtgtcattatttgattctgaggtgattggtctttttggtttcattcttgtgattgattggttcattcctcgacatggcggtataaccatcttactctctctttacattaccacaaactagttgtcaagctcttatgtagctagtcgtgagagcttgttagtttggtcatgtggctctttagttagcctttgagagcacactaacttagtgtagcaacatagccattgtgtggatagagactatataactacaattgtggtaggtggcttgcatttttagtaggctagagcaacacttgcttcgcctcatattgtctaaccgtttgctaagtgttgttgtagtaaattttatagtctattcacccccctctagccattaggacctttcatccatatagttcttgggtccgttcgaccagtcccagggctcgctgcctttctttgaggaaaaacatggatgtgaaccgaccaagactcaaacGTGGGTTGGGATGCCTACGACACTCGTGTGCCTAGGTACTGGTTGcaagtgggcccatccctttctacccctcactctaaaggagCCCCAGAGCGGTTgggaacccatcggtgggccaaccttcgaactcttgGGCCTGAATTGGCCGTGGGAGAGTTTTTAGCTTCGTATCCCTCCTTACCCGTGGCAGTTCTCGGCCCATCGAATGGGGTGAACCATCATCTGGTGCGTCCTTCAAGGGAGCGGCTAGAGGTGGCATGTGCACATTTCTCAGAGAGGCAATGTGATGAGGCACGGCGGGTGTGTAGATCTAGGTGGATGGTTTGCCTCTCGCTCCACCTTCCCTTATAAATAGTGGCCTTTCCCTTCATCTTTGATACGCCTAACCACAGCCTCACCTTCTCCGCTTCTCTGCTGCCAGCGTTCGGATCTATTGCCTTTGCTCTTCCTCCACCAGCGTAGCTCTCGTTCTTCTGCCCTTGCCTCCCATGGAGTCATGGTATCGCTTTGACGTCACCCACGCGCGCATAGAGGGCCTCGTCAAGTGTGATCTTCTCTATGGGAGGACCAATGTGGTAGTGGCTTGTGCCCAGTCATGAATAGGTGTTGGCACCGCCTGATGGCTAATTGTGTCCTTTGTGCCTGTCCATGAGCATGAACTCGCGATTCCTCCCCATTTGTTCTTCTGAGAACTACTGCACCACTACCAGATTGAGCTGCAGCATctgaaccccaatgggatccagcacattgcggcctTCATCGTGCTGTGCGAAGGGTACCTAGGGATTGAGCCCCACTTCaactatggaggtacttcttctctgTTTCCCTACTTAAGAAGAGGGATAGAGCTAGGGACCTGCCGGTCGTTGACGATCGTCGCTCTCACTATGAGAACATCAATCTAGCAacaatgagccaaggcttcgcgcccAGCTACTCCGATGCTGAGCTgaggacatcgagaaggaggtggctccTCTGGCATAGGACTTATCTACCAAGATAGATGAGatcattgtaacacctcgggtgttagccttgcataacttgacttgcataacatgagcatgagcataaagcattcataaatcatcatttacaattgaaacatttgatggaaacatatgaaacattgcttgttatctcgtgtttcttgaaacatatgcaacattcttattatttcatgtttccatgtgtatatgcaaatgatcatgaatgaaaacatgtacttggtagaagtgagtcacaaaaacatgtaaccacacttgggttagcaattagaacattgtcatgaaagtcacttttctaaatcaagcctttaaggcatgtttcctgtgattgccctaactagctctatgagtgactactacataaaatgattgagtgaccatgcaaattgcttaaacatgcttaggatatcattatgaacaactttgatattcatggttaggggtaaataggtcattaagccatgctttgatgtgtttcatcttttaaatgtgacatgtttgaccaatttggaactaggtgttagagaccttgcatggaggagttcactaaagaaaagttgtagtatttgacataaggaacaacttttatttttgggtcattgcatgattcagctcctaacatgtgtgaaattggatcacaaaaatcaggaaaaataacaagttcaacactt
It encodes:
- the LOC136460276 gene encoding flavonoid 3'-monooxygenase CYP75B4-like — its product is MARRCGLAGAAAGARRRGGDCSGEPCRREELTTGDTDTAHEDDDQPGLHDDDILIDQLFRPKLLVNVWGIARDLALWPDPLQFRPSRFLPGPGGYGFSETEHYGYGFIPLGAGRRVCAGRSWGTRMVALACATLVHAFDWELPAGQTPGDLVIEEALTLLLQRAVPLMLRPVPRLLPSAYEIIS